The Peromyscus eremicus chromosome 8b, PerEre_H2_v1, whole genome shotgun sequence genome contains a region encoding:
- the Tbpl1 gene encoding TATA box-binding protein-like 1 isoform X3 encodes MKLRKPRITATIWSSGKIICTGATSEEEAKFGARRLARSLQKLGFQVIFTDFKVVNVLAVCNMPFEIRLPEFTKNNRPHASYEPELHPAVCYRIKSLRATLQIFSTGSITVTGPNVKAVATAVEQVYPFVFESRKEIL; translated from the exons ATGAAGCTTAGGAAACCTAGGATTACAGCTACAATTTGGTCCTCAGGAAAAATTATTTGCACTGGAGCAACAAG TGAAGAAGAAGCTAAATTTGGTGCCAGACGTTTAGCCCGTAGTCTGCAGAAACTCGGCTTTCAG GTAATTTTTACAGATTTTAAGGTTGTGAATGTTTTGGCAGTTTGTAACATGCCCTTTGAAATCCGTTTGCCAGAATTCACCAAGAACAATAGACCTCATGCCAG CTATGAACCTGAACTTCATCCTGCTGTGTGCTATCGGATAAAGTCTCTAAGAGCTACATTACAGATATTTTCAACAGGAAGTATCACAGTGACAG GGCCCAATGTAAAGGCTGTGGCCACTGCTGTGGAGCAGGTCTACCCATTTGTGTTTGAAAGCAGGAAGGAAATTTTATAA